A single window of Synechococcus sp. C9 DNA harbors:
- a CDS encoding GDP-mannose 4,6-dehydratase has translation MKALIFGVNGQDGYYLSESCRRRGIDVIGISRSGSGEDQISVDIASYEQVKALMESHVPDLVFHLAAHSTTQHSALLENHHTICTGTMNLLEAALKYSPRTKVFITGSGLQFVNRGCAISEKDPFLATSAYALSRIQSVYAARYFRSLGLQVYVGYLFHHESPRRKPHHVSQKIVRAVRDIVAGRRDILEMGDISVRKEWTFAGDVVEGILTLVSQDDVYEAVIGSGIPYSIQDWLELCFEFVGLDWQKYVVFQEGFKAEYACLFCDPATINSLHWSPSVDLPALVNMMMTSE, from the coding sequence ATGAAGGCTCTGATTTTTGGTGTTAATGGTCAAGATGGCTATTATCTATCGGAATCGTGCCGCCGTAGAGGAATTGACGTCATTGGCATCTCCCGCTCGGGAAGTGGTGAGGATCAAATTAGCGTAGATATTGCTTCCTATGAGCAGGTAAAAGCGCTTATGGAATCCCACGTGCCTGATTTGGTTTTTCACTTAGCCGCTCATTCGACGACCCAGCACTCGGCTTTATTGGAAAATCATCATACGATCTGCACGGGAACCATGAATTTACTGGAAGCAGCCTTAAAGTACTCGCCAAGAACGAAGGTATTTATTACCGGCAGTGGATTACAGTTTGTTAATAGGGGTTGTGCAATTTCTGAAAAAGACCCTTTTCTCGCCACGAGTGCCTATGCCTTGAGCCGTATTCAATCCGTATATGCCGCTCGCTATTTTCGTTCTTTGGGGCTACAGGTCTATGTTGGTTATCTATTTCATCACGAAAGTCCCCGCCGGAAACCCCATCATGTGAGCCAGAAAATTGTCAGGGCTGTGCGAGATATTGTGGCTGGGCGACGGGATATTTTGGAAATGGGGGATATTTCTGTACGCAAGGAATGGACATTTGCTGGAGATGTGGTGGAAGGGATATTAACTTTAGTCTCCCAAGATGATGTTTATGAGGCTGTGATTGGTTCTGGTATTCCCTACAGCATACAAGACTGGTTGGAATTATGTTTTGAGTTTGTCGGCTTGGATTGGCAAAAATATGTGGTTTTTCAAGAGGGGTTTAAGGCAGAATATGCCTGCTTGTTTTGTGATCCGGCCACAATCAATTCTCTGCATTGGTCGCCCTCTGTTGATCTGCCTGCGCTGGTGAACATGATGATGACATCGGAGTAA
- a CDS encoding glycosyltransferase, with protein MNKLKQLFKSMLFWRHSNFLKRLKRAMELAFGNLDSVDPGTGSENAQVVLPIETNSNNSNNVNTQEYLWPWNYTPKEFPDCLPSGRPWPKISIVTPSYNYGEYIEETIRSVILQGYPNLEYIVVDGDSTDNTKQILERYKSEISICISEPDEGQTNALNKGFKQATGDILTWLNSDDQHLPDTLKQVAIAFDTYRCDLVVGGCQLIQDRNGSILSTHHCSLPVLELLPLPYQSMLDFGGDWLSGKFFMGPEVFWSRCAWETAGGMLNENLNFGMDYDLWLRMARAKMVCCHIPYNLAIFRIHHRQKTIFSGKIEDYPEYLAISRYYQVLDNIEVPDRDRNLVAFPRVDGSGTELVDIKATLPLERFADRPLVLYTTAYGKYYLPFDGTLRAVTSKIRLGKLESPAVIEVARTYVHPGSTVIEVGTRFGQTTVLLAGITGSQGQVLAFESDEYLFHALQKTLVANNLHNVRPYFRRVVDKNVSQIGEEIYAITLDDMGITHPVSLLKVSADGGGLKVLEGAMRTILTHKPVIILQDKPSELLSQFLHNIGYKIEKSLDADWLLLKADVSQQESLFIPDAKERCSLEIKFPAPNLCKFLKFRSEVLECTEFLHRNGFVSHNLTCKDWDIAHIISEVGDGNFLDMGSSDSYILKNLALKNIKGDLYGIDLSDPDVPIPRVQYLKGDLMNTGLPSEHFANISCLSVLEHEVDFERFAVEVSRLLHVGGRLFVTFDYWEPKIIPPIRLYNLAWQPLDKQKVCELIEVCNRYGLRLVNAMDWELGEPVIQYGYYAPHPDMKYTFGMAVFEKINV; from the coding sequence ATGAATAAACTGAAGCAATTATTTAAATCTATGCTCTTTTGGAGACACTCCAACTTTTTGAAGCGGCTCAAAAGGGCTATGGAGTTGGCTTTTGGTAATTTAGATAGTGTTGATCCTGGCACGGGTTCTGAAAATGCACAGGTTGTTTTGCCGATTGAAACTAATTCAAACAATTCAAATAATGTAAATACTCAAGAGTATCTCTGGCCATGGAATTACACACCTAAAGAATTTCCTGATTGTTTACCTTCCGGTCGGCCTTGGCCAAAAATTTCCATTGTTACGCCTTCCTACAATTATGGTGAATATATAGAAGAAACTATTCGCTCAGTCATTTTACAAGGATATCCCAACTTGGAGTATATTGTTGTAGATGGGGATTCCACGGATAATACGAAACAGATTCTTGAGCGTTATAAGTCTGAAATAAGTATCTGTATTAGTGAACCGGATGAGGGACAGACTAATGCTTTGAACAAGGGTTTTAAGCAGGCAACTGGTGACATTTTGACGTGGTTAAATAGTGATGACCAGCATTTACCTGATACTCTAAAACAGGTTGCAATCGCTTTTGATACCTATCGGTGTGATCTGGTTGTGGGAGGCTGTCAATTAATACAAGACCGCAATGGATCGATTTTGAGTACTCACCATTGTAGTCTTCCGGTGCTAGAGTTGCTACCACTTCCTTACCAGTCAATGTTAGATTTTGGTGGTGACTGGCTGAGTGGGAAATTTTTTATGGGGCCAGAGGTATTTTGGAGCCGCTGTGCATGGGAAACTGCTGGCGGGATGCTCAATGAAAACTTAAATTTTGGTATGGACTACGACCTGTGGCTACGGATGGCAAGGGCGAAAATGGTCTGTTGTCATATCCCATATAATTTAGCGATCTTCCGTATTCATCATCGGCAAAAAACTATTTTTTCGGGAAAAATTGAAGATTATCCCGAGTACTTAGCGATTTCCCGCTATTACCAAGTGTTGGATAACATAGAAGTCCCTGATAGAGACCGCAATCTCGTTGCATTCCCAAGAGTTGATGGTAGTGGGACTGAACTAGTTGATATTAAAGCGACACTACCGTTGGAGCGATTTGCAGACCGTCCTTTGGTGCTATATACCACTGCGTATGGCAAATATTATTTACCGTTTGATGGAACGTTGCGAGCTGTCACTTCTAAAATTCGTTTGGGTAAATTGGAGTCGCCTGCGGTCATTGAGGTCGCCCGCACGTATGTCCACCCAGGCTCTACGGTGATTGAGGTCGGCACTCGTTTTGGGCAAACTACGGTACTCTTGGCAGGAATTACGGGTAGTCAGGGTCAGGTTTTGGCGTTTGAGTCTGATGAATATTTATTTCATGCTTTGCAGAAGACTTTAGTCGCTAATAATCTTCATAATGTCAGACCTTATTTTCGTCGGGTGGTGGATAAGAATGTATCTCAGATTGGTGAAGAGATATATGCGATAACTCTTGATGATATGGGGATTACTCATCCAGTAAGTCTATTGAAGGTTAGTGCAGATGGTGGCGGGTTAAAGGTTCTTGAAGGTGCCATGAGAACAATTTTGACCCATAAACCGGTTATCATTTTGCAGGATAAACCCTCTGAGTTATTAAGTCAGTTTTTACATAATATTGGTTACAAAATTGAAAAGAGTCTGGACGCTGACTGGCTATTGCTTAAGGCGGATGTAAGTCAACAGGAATCCCTATTTATTCCTGATGCTAAAGAACGATGCTCCTTAGAGATTAAATTTCCTGCGCCAAATTTATGTAAATTTCTAAAATTTCGAAGTGAAGTTCTTGAGTGTACGGAATTTTTGCATCGCAATGGGTTTGTATCCCATAATCTCACGTGTAAAGATTGGGATATTGCTCATATTATTTCAGAGGTTGGAGATGGTAATTTCTTAGATATGGGGAGTTCAGATTCCTATATCCTCAAGAATTTAGCACTTAAGAATATCAAAGGAGATTTGTACGGGATTGACCTTAGCGATCCGGATGTCCCTATTCCTCGGGTTCAGTATCTCAAGGGAGATTTAATGAACACGGGCTTGCCGTCTGAACATTTTGCTAATATCTCTTGTCTTTCTGTCCTGGAACATGAGGTAGATTTTGAGCGTTTTGCTGTCGAAGTGAGTCGCTTGCTTCACGTTGGAGGTCGGCTGTTTGTTACTTTCGACTATTGGGAACCTAAAATTATTCCGCCGATACGGCTCTATAATTTGGCGTGGCAACCCCTAGATAAGCAAAAGGTTTGTGAACTGATTGAGGTTTGTAATCGCTATGGACTGAGGCTGGTCAACGCAATGGATTGGGAACTTGGTGAACCAGTTATTCAGTATGGTTACTATGCCCCTCATCCTGACATGAAATACACCTTTGGCATGGCGGTTTTTGAAAAAATCAATGTATGA
- a CDS encoding class I SAM-dependent methyltransferase, with translation MHLVHRRTCRICGSSHLTPVIYLGEQYLQGSFVKPGKEEPPLRRIPLSLVRCDPTKDENACGLLQMEHSVPPEILYSSYWYRSGTNQTMRDHLRVIAEEAQALVQKYDAWVLDIGCNDGTLLKNYPKNYVKIGIDPSDVAQEVGDDIEVVQDTFPSEELTKKVNGKKFDVITSIAMFYDLEDPVKFCHEIKRLLSERGVWIFEVSYMPKMLEMNSYDTICHEHLEYYSLAVIEYLLKKTGLKIFDIKLNDINGGSIRCYATHANNFLFRNDQAQQRIKQLRQEEFDLELDMDKPYKNFQDRINVHRERLISLLKMMKKDHKTIHIYGASTKGNTILQWCGIDNRLIDYAADRNPDKFGAYTLGTDIPIISEAESRAMKPDYYLVLPWHFKEEFLKREEEMLRKGTAMIFPLPEIHIVNYDSSQPLKIS, from the coding sequence ATGCACCTAGTTCACCGCCGTACCTGTAGAATATGTGGCTCATCTCACTTGACTCCAGTGATCTACTTGGGTGAACAGTATCTCCAAGGTTCATTTGTTAAGCCGGGGAAAGAAGAACCTCCACTGCGTAGAATCCCTTTATCATTAGTTCGCTGTGACCCTACAAAGGATGAGAATGCGTGTGGTCTTCTGCAGATGGAGCATAGCGTCCCTCCTGAAATTTTATATTCATCATACTGGTATCGTTCTGGAACAAATCAGACCATGCGAGACCATCTGCGGGTTATTGCTGAAGAAGCCCAAGCTTTAGTTCAGAAGTATGATGCTTGGGTTTTAGACATTGGTTGTAATGATGGAACCCTTCTTAAGAATTATCCTAAAAACTATGTCAAAATTGGTATAGACCCTTCCGATGTTGCCCAAGAAGTTGGGGACGATATTGAGGTTGTTCAGGATACATTTCCCTCGGAAGAATTAACCAAAAAAGTCAATGGTAAGAAATTTGATGTCATTACTTCTATTGCCATGTTTTATGACCTCGAAGACCCAGTAAAATTCTGTCATGAAATTAAAAGACTACTCTCTGAGAGAGGCGTTTGGATATTTGAAGTTTCCTATATGCCGAAAATGCTGGAGATGAATTCCTATGATACGATTTGTCATGAACATCTGGAATATTACAGTTTAGCAGTTATTGAGTATCTACTGAAAAAAACGGGATTAAAAATCTTTGATATCAAGCTAAATGATATTAACGGTGGTAGCATACGTTGTTATGCCACTCATGCCAATAATTTTTTATTTAGAAATGATCAGGCGCAACAGCGGATTAAGCAACTGCGGCAAGAAGAGTTTGATTTAGAGTTAGATATGGATAAACCCTACAAGAATTTCCAAGACCGTATCAATGTTCATCGGGAGCGTCTTATATCACTTTTGAAGATGATGAAGAAAGACCATAAAACAATTCACATTTATGGAGCTTCTACAAAAGGTAATACTATTCTACAATGGTGTGGTATTGACAATCGTTTGATCGACTATGCGGCTGACCGCAATCCCGATAAGTTTGGAGCCTACACCTTAGGAACTGATATTCCAATTATTAGCGAAGCCGAATCCCGTGCGATGAAACCAGATTACTATTTGGTTTTGCCCTGGCACTTCAAGGAAGAATTTCTTAAAAGAGAGGAAGAAATGCTCCGTAAAGGGACAGCAATGATTTTCCCCCTACCGGAAATTCACATTGTCAATTATGATTCAAGTCAACCCTTGAAAATATCATGA
- a CDS encoding transposase, whose amino-acid sequence MLIGDSMCVKNTDTAGIETKGFCHYKCTNGIKRHLLVDTLGNPYFILCSKASLSDNHGLLEIIREHKQFFLELPQEVTILLDNGYQKRYLEEEIEKMEPLLRNKIIIEISKKITPEQKAKSKKENPQKQGFVVIAKRWIVERTNAWINQCRVLWKNCEGLIKTSQTKIRICAIRLILRRIA is encoded by the coding sequence TTGCTCATAGGGGACTCTATGTGTGTGAAGAACACAGATACAGCAGGCATTGAAACGAAAGGATTTTGTCACTATAAATGCACTAACGGAATCAAACGGCATTTATTGGTGGATACTTTAGGGAATCCCTACTTTATCTTATGTAGTAAAGCAAGCCTGAGCGACAATCATGGATTATTAGAAATAATAAGAGAGCATAAACAATTCTTTTTAGAACTGCCTCAAGAGGTAACAATTTTACTAGATAACGGCTATCAAAAAAGATATTTAGAAGAAGAGATAGAAAAAATGGAACCACTTTTGCGGAATAAGATAATCATTGAGATATCAAAAAAAATTACACCGGAACAGAAAGCCAAATCGAAGAAAGAGAATCCACAGAAGCAAGGATTTGTGGTGATTGCGAAGCGATGGATAGTAGAAAGAACCAATGCGTGGATAAATCAATGCAGAGTATTATGGAAAAACTGTGAAGGCTTAATCAAGACAAGTCAAACAAAAATCAGAATTTGTGCCATACGCTTAATCCTACGTAGAATCGCTTAA
- a CDS encoding helix-turn-helix domain-containing protein, which yields MRDTTEKVRMLTCTKPEMVALLGEFIRSTSDARELKRALAVRMAIEGKPYGEITELLKIHKSFITRWKQEFYEKGIEGLKLGYHGKKVIYQKQKNRKSLPGYKQKIIGI from the coding sequence GTGAGAGACACCACTGAGAAGGTAAGAATGCTGACCTGTACAAAGCCAGAAATGGTTGCTCTTTTAGGAGAATTTATCCGCAGTACTTCTGATGCAAGAGAACTGAAAAGGGCATTAGCGGTAAGAATGGCTATAGAAGGCAAACCTTATGGCGAGATTACCGAATTATTAAAAATCCACAAGTCATTTATTACTCGCTGGAAACAAGAGTTTTATGAAAAAGGAATTGAGGGACTTAAACTCGGTTATCATGGTAAAAAAGTTATCTATCAGAAGCAGAAAAACAGGAAATCATTGCCTGGATACAAACAAAAGATTATTGGAATTTAG
- a CDS encoding protochlorophyllide reductase, translating into MTAAPTVIITGTSSGVGLYATKALIERGWFVVCACRDKQKMTQAAQALNLNPEQYTIIHLDLASLASVRQFVQEFRNLHRPLRALVCNAAVYMPLLKEPLRSPEGYELSVATNHLGHFLLSLLLLDDLRNSPEPDRRLIVLGTVTANSEELGGRIPIPAPADLGDLAGLEAGFKAPISMIDGKRFKPGKAYKDSKLCNMIMTRELHRRYHASTGITFSSLYPGCVADTPLFRHSYPLFQKVFPWFQKYITGGYVSQELAGERVAQVVADPAFQESGVHWSWGNRQRKDGKPFVQKLSAQATDQKRAERLWDLSCQLVGLV; encoded by the coding sequence ATGACCGCCGCACCGACTGTGATTATTACCGGCACCTCTTCTGGGGTGGGATTGTATGCCACCAAAGCCCTGATCGAGCGGGGTTGGTTTGTCGTCTGTGCTTGCCGGGACAAGCAAAAAATGACCCAAGCCGCCCAAGCCCTCAACCTCAACCCTGAGCAGTACACCATCATTCATTTAGACCTGGCATCCCTCGCCAGCGTGCGCCAATTTGTCCAGGAATTTCGCAATCTGCACCGTCCCCTGCGGGCGTTGGTCTGTAATGCCGCTGTATATATGCCCCTGCTCAAAGAACCCCTCCGCAGTCCCGAAGGTTACGAATTGAGCGTGGCGACCAACCATCTAGGACACTTTCTTTTGTCATTACTTTTGCTGGACGATTTGCGTAACAGTCCCGAACCCGACCGGCGTTTAATTGTCCTGGGCACGGTCACCGCCAACTCGGAGGAATTGGGGGGTAGAATTCCCATCCCGGCTCCGGCGGATTTGGGGGATTTAGCGGGTTTAGAAGCGGGATTCAAAGCCCCGATTAGCATGATTGACGGCAAGCGTTTCAAACCGGGCAAGGCTTACAAAGACAGTAAGTTGTGCAACATGATCATGACCCGGGAACTGCACCGGCGTTACCATGCGTCCACCGGTATTACCTTCAGTTCCCTTTACCCCGGTTGTGTGGCGGATACGCCCCTGTTTCGGCACAGCTATCCCCTGTTTCAGAAAGTGTTTCCCTGGTTTCAGAAATACATCACCGGCGGTTATGTTTCCCAAGAATTAGCCGGGGAGCGGGTGGCGCAGGTGGTGGCTGACCCGGCATTTCAAGAGTCCGGGGTGCATTGGAGTTGGGGCAATCGGCAACGCAAGGACGGAAAACCCTTTGTCCAAAAATTGTCCGCCCAGGCGACGGATCAAAAACGGGCGGAACGGCTCTGGGATTTGAGTTGCCAATTGGTGGGGCTAGTCTAG
- the prmA gene encoding 50S ribosomal protein L11 methyltransferase, whose amino-acid sequence MTTPVATSWWEVEVECLPMLEEMTFWRLQELDCRSTATVYGDGWVRITAYAPQGEYGVQHWEALQGLLREDAREAALPPPRVRWQEIDSQDWSEHWKRHWQAQPVGERFLIQPAWLPVQNPENRLVLRLDPGFAFGTGSHPTTQLCLEALEMRLDPRWGRTNLVIADIGCGSGILAIAALLLGAKQVYAVDTDPLAIGATRQNQSLNQIEGERLVVEQGSLSRLAELLTQPLDGFVCNILAETIMDMTPRFRMLAHAKTWGILSGIIQEQLTAVTQVLEEQGWTVAALRQSQDWCCLNIRPDPDYTGTTNSVIQ is encoded by the coding sequence ATGACAACGCCTGTGGCTACCTCTTGGTGGGAAGTGGAAGTTGAATGTCTGCCCATGCTGGAGGAGATGACCTTTTGGCGGTTGCAGGAATTGGACTGCCGCAGTACCGCTACAGTCTATGGGGACGGCTGGGTGCGGATCACCGCCTACGCCCCCCAGGGAGAATACGGGGTTCAACATTGGGAAGCATTACAAGGACTCCTACGGGAGGATGCCCGGGAAGCCGCTCTGCCCCCACCCCGGGTCCGCTGGCAGGAAATTGACAGCCAGGACTGGTCGGAGCATTGGAAACGCCATTGGCAAGCCCAGCCGGTGGGAGAGCGGTTTTTGATCCAGCCCGCCTGGTTGCCGGTGCAAAACCCGGAAAATCGCCTGGTACTGCGGCTTGACCCCGGCTTTGCCTTCGGAACTGGCAGTCATCCCACCACCCAGTTGTGTTTGGAAGCCCTGGAAATGCGGCTTGACCCCCGCTGGGGGCGCACGAACCTGGTGATTGCCGATATTGGGTGCGGGTCGGGGATTTTGGCAATTGCCGCCTTGTTGTTGGGGGCAAAACAGGTGTATGCGGTGGATACGGACCCCCTGGCGATTGGGGCAACCCGCCAAAACCAATCCCTGAATCAAATTGAGGGGGAACGGTTGGTGGTGGAACAGGGGAGTTTGTCCCGGTTGGCGGAACTGTTGACCCAACCCCTGGACGGCTTCGTGTGCAACATTTTGGCGGAAACGATCATGGACATGACCCCCCGGTTTCGGATGCTCGCCCACGCTAAAACCTGGGGCATTTTGAGTGGTATTATCCAGGAGCAATTGACTGCCGTCACCCAGGTCTTGGAGGAACAGGGGTGGACCGTGGCGGCACTGCGCCAAAGCCAGGATTGGTGTTGTTTGAATATTCGCCCTGACCCGGATTACACAGGAACGACAAACTCAGTGATACAGTAA
- the ebsA gene encoding type IV pilus biogenesis protein EbsA, whose translation MSAVLSQLQAAPKDQVILYQPFLPAGNKRETLPFALTLYRLGNLEGERYVDGGEGIPFVATWNVSNLPADLSRCQMQFEGNPDLTYDMVLVNFEFVGFLVDLLIHYKRSQKVDFPQDFYRRLLNIADDKDKKPTSTVPPA comes from the coding sequence ATGTCAGCGGTACTGAGTCAACTGCAAGCGGCACCGAAGGATCAGGTGATCCTATACCAACCCTTTTTACCGGCGGGAAATAAACGGGAAACCCTGCCCTTTGCCCTGACTTTGTACCGGCTGGGCAATCTGGAAGGGGAACGCTATGTGGATGGGGGGGAGGGCATTCCCTTCGTGGCGACCTGGAATGTTTCCAATTTACCGGCGGATTTGAGCCGTTGTCAGATGCAGTTTGAGGGGAATCCCGATTTGACCTACGATATGGTGCTGGTGAATTTTGAATTTGTAGGGTTTTTGGTGGATTTATTGATCCACTACAAGCGTAGCCAAAAGGTGGATTTTCCCCAGGATTTCTACCGCCGTTTGCTCAACATCGCCGACGACAAAGATAAGAAACCTACTTCCACCGTACCCCCCGCCTAG
- a CDS encoding CPP1-like family protein, with amino-acid sequence MSETNPYAQLGVSEEASFEEVQAARAQLLSQCQGDDRRTQAVEMAYDAILMDRLRQRQEGRIKVPERIRYAERNVVATAEKNDTRTVTLPAWAEHLRSFVDTPSAQDVALPALAYGGLGYWAWAVSANAALPVALGIAASLYFLNRKENRFGRALLLTVVGLVVGAVVGNVLLSLSLGLPPNTAISWGIFLILWLVNSFLR; translated from the coding sequence ATGAGCGAAACCAATCCCTATGCGCAACTTGGGGTCAGCGAGGAAGCCTCCTTCGAGGAAGTGCAAGCGGCGCGCGCCCAATTATTGAGTCAGTGCCAGGGGGATGACCGGCGCACCCAGGCGGTGGAAATGGCTTACGATGCCATCCTGATGGACCGCCTGCGCCAACGACAAGAGGGGCGGATCAAGGTGCCGGAGCGGATTCGCTATGCGGAGCGGAATGTGGTCGCCACGGCGGAAAAAAATGACACCCGCACCGTTACCCTCCCTGCCTGGGCAGAACATCTACGCTCGTTTGTGGATACCCCCAGTGCCCAGGATGTGGCTTTGCCCGCTCTCGCCTACGGGGGGTTGGGCTATTGGGCGTGGGCAGTGAGTGCCAATGCCGCTTTGCCGGTGGCGTTGGGGATTGCGGCTAGTTTGTACTTTCTCAACCGCAAGGAAAACCGCTTTGGGCGGGCACTCCTGCTGACGGTGGTGGGATTAGTGGTGGGGGCGGTGGTGGGAAATGTCCTGCTCAGCCTCAGCCTGGGGTTGCCTCCCAACACGGCGATTAGCTGGGGAATTTTTCTGATCCTGTGGTTGGTGAACAGCTTTTTACGTTAA